One region of Streptomyces leeuwenhoekii genomic DNA includes:
- a CDS encoding ABC transporter permease, with amino-acid sequence MSTAASTESRELTPVSAESLAALLVARKRPPRPSSLSTSLTFGWRAVLKIKHVPEQLFDVTAFPIMNLLMFTYLFGGALAGSPGDYIQFVLPGILVMSVVMITMYTGVSVNTDIEKGVFDRFRSLPIWRPSAMVGYLLGDALRYTIASVVMLTVGLVLGYRPGGGAGGVVAGIALLLVFSFAFSWIWTMFGLMLRTEKSVMSTSMMVIFPLTFLSNVFVDPKTMPGWLQVFVNNSPITHLASAVRGLMAGDWPAGEIAWSLGWTAFFVVVFGPVTMRLYNRK; translated from the coding sequence ATGAGCACGGCCGCGAGCACCGAGAGCAGGGAACTCACCCCGGTCAGCGCCGAGTCGCTGGCCGCCCTCCTGGTGGCCAGGAAACGGCCGCCGAGGCCCAGTTCCCTGTCGACCTCGCTGACGTTCGGCTGGCGCGCGGTGCTGAAGATCAAGCATGTGCCGGAGCAGCTCTTCGACGTCACCGCCTTCCCGATCATGAACCTGCTGATGTTCACGTACCTCTTCGGCGGTGCGCTGGCCGGGTCCCCGGGCGACTACATCCAGTTCGTGCTGCCGGGCATCCTCGTGATGTCGGTCGTGATGATCACCATGTACACCGGTGTCTCGGTCAACACCGACATCGAGAAGGGCGTCTTCGACCGTTTCCGCTCGCTGCCCATCTGGCGGCCCTCGGCGATGGTCGGCTATCTGCTCGGCGACGCGCTGCGCTACACGATCGCGTCCGTCGTCATGCTCACCGTCGGGCTGGTCCTGGGCTACCGTCCCGGCGGCGGGGCCGGCGGCGTGGTCGCCGGTATCGCGCTGCTGCTGGTCTTCTCGTTCGCCTTCTCGTGGATCTGGACCATGTTCGGGCTCATGCTGCGCACCGAGAAGTCGGTGATGAGCACCAGCATGATGGTGATCTTCCCGCTCACGTTCCTGTCCAACGTCTTCGTCGACCCGAAGACGATGCCGGGCTGGCTCCAGGTGTTCGTCAACAACAGCCCGATCACCCATCTGGCGTCCGCCGTGCGCGGGCTGATGGCGGGCGACTGGCCGGCCGGTGAGATCGCCTGGTCACTGGGGTGGACGGCATTCTTCGTCGTGGTCTTCGGACCGGTGACGATGCGGCTGTACAACCGCAAGTAG
- a CDS encoding potassium channel family protein, whose protein sequence is MKLPGQDAIARQADEHLVTHRVSLPRRVVERPIRQVAKRLAMALFVLVLTALLVYADNDGYNDNSDGAVDFLDAWYYATVTLSTTGYGDITPVSDGARLTNIFVITPLRVMFLIILVGTTLEVLTERTREEWRLNRWRSMLRDHTVVIGFGTKGRSALQTVCATGLKKEQVVVVDPSGKVIDAANADGFVGVVGDATRSDVLKRAEVHKARQIIIATQRDDTAVLVALTARQLNRGAKIVAAVREEENAPLLKQSGADVVITSASAAGRLLGLSVLSPAAGMVMEDLIHQGSGLDIVERPVIKAEVGKSPREVDSLVVSVVRGHRVLGYDDPAVARLELTDRLITIVRATPGRQVAPDARPLPRD, encoded by the coding sequence GTGAAACTTCCGGGCCAGGATGCGATCGCCCGCCAGGCGGACGAACATCTCGTGACCCATCGGGTGAGCCTGCCGAGAAGAGTGGTGGAGCGGCCCATCCGCCAGGTCGCCAAACGGCTGGCCATGGCCCTGTTCGTCCTCGTGCTGACCGCGCTGCTCGTCTACGCCGACAACGACGGCTACAACGACAACTCCGACGGCGCCGTCGACTTCCTCGACGCCTGGTACTACGCGACCGTCACGCTCTCCACCACCGGGTACGGCGACATCACACCCGTCAGCGACGGTGCCCGGCTGACCAACATCTTCGTCATCACGCCGCTGCGCGTGATGTTCCTGATCATTCTCGTCGGTACCACACTCGAAGTGCTCACCGAGCGCACCCGGGAGGAGTGGCGCCTCAACCGCTGGAGGTCCATGTTGCGCGACCACACCGTCGTCATCGGCTTCGGCACCAAGGGGCGGTCGGCGCTCCAGACCGTCTGCGCCACGGGCCTGAAGAAGGAACAGGTCGTCGTGGTCGACCCCAGCGGCAAGGTGATCGACGCGGCGAACGCCGACGGATTCGTCGGAGTCGTCGGCGACGCGACCCGCAGCGACGTCCTGAAGCGGGCGGAGGTGCACAAGGCGCGGCAGATCATCATCGCGACCCAGCGGGACGACACCGCCGTGCTGGTGGCGCTGACGGCGCGGCAGCTCAACCGGGGGGCGAAGATCGTGGCCGCGGTGCGCGAGGAGGAGAACGCCCCGCTGCTCAAGCAGTCCGGCGCCGATGTCGTCATCACCAGCGCCAGCGCGGCGGGCCGGCTGCTCGGGCTGTCCGTCCTCAGCCCCGCCGCGGGCATGGTCATGGAGGACCTGATCCACCAGGGCAGCGGGCTGGACATCGTGGAGCGCCCGGTCATAAAGGCGGAGGTGGGCAAGAGCCCGCGCGAGGTCGACAGCCTGGTGGTGAGCGTCGTACGGGGGCACCGGGTGCTCGGCTACGACGACCCGGCCGTCGCCCGGCTGGAGCTGACGGACCGGCTGATCACGATCGTACGGGCGACCCCGGGCCGGCAGGTCGCGCCCGACGCCCGCCCCCTGCCGCGCGACTGA
- a CDS encoding molybdopterin molybdotransferase MoeA: MTAHGTSTGRDAEDAEGLDVEEVLALVNDDRGPRPADRLPGPAAPAAGADPAGRGHAPRGDHETGGDHGGHRTDDGHESPGGRDGRDGRESPGGRENHDAHDAHHAQDPHGAHRGRGPRTHGATPWPGAREIAASAARAAVRSSPPPPVSVPLDGALGLTLAEPLTALTDLPSFDTSAMDGWAVAGPGPWDVREDGVLAGHTGHRPLGDGEAVRIATGARIPEDTTAVLRTEHGRTDGRGRLHAVPRDRAIVPGQDIRPRGQECRSGDRLLPAGTLVTPAVLGLAAAAGYDRLRAVPRPRVDVLVLGDELLTEGLPHDGLIRDALGPMLPPWLRALGADVTSVRRIGDDAEALHTAVTTSAADVVVTTGGTAAGPVDHLHPTLRRIGAELLVDGVEVRPGHPMLLARIGEGRHLVGLPGNPLAAVSGLLTLAEPLLRTLAARPAPEPYGVPLQEPVQGHPYDTRLVPVVLRGDRAVPLHYNGPAMLRGIAVADALAVVPPGGARPGEETELLDLPWTTGGIGVCFT; this comes from the coding sequence ATGACCGCGCACGGCACCAGCACCGGGAGGGACGCCGAGGACGCCGAGGGCCTCGATGTCGAGGAGGTGCTCGCCCTCGTGAACGACGACCGGGGACCCCGTCCGGCGGACCGTCTGCCCGGGCCCGCCGCACCGGCCGCCGGGGCGGACCCGGCCGGCCGGGGGCACGCGCCGCGGGGCGACCACGAGACCGGCGGTGATCACGGCGGTCACCGGACGGACGACGGCCACGAGTCCCCCGGCGGCCGAGACGGCCGCGACGGCCGCGAGTCCCCCGGCGGCCGCGAGAACCACGACGCCCACGACGCCCACCACGCCCAGGACCCTCACGGCGCTCACCGTGGCAGGGGCCCCCGGACGCACGGGGCGACCCCCTGGCCCGGCGCTCGGGAGATCGCGGCCAGCGCCGCCCGCGCCGCCGTCCGCAGCAGCCCTCCTCCCCCGGTGTCCGTGCCCCTGGACGGCGCGCTGGGTCTCACCCTCGCCGAGCCCCTCACCGCCCTGACCGACCTGCCCTCCTTCGACACCTCGGCGATGGACGGCTGGGCGGTGGCCGGCCCCGGACCCTGGGACGTACGCGAGGACGGCGTCCTCGCCGGACACACCGGGCACCGGCCCCTCGGTGACGGGGAGGCCGTCCGTATCGCGACCGGTGCCCGCATCCCCGAGGACACCACCGCGGTGCTCCGCACCGAGCACGGCCGTACCGACGGCAGGGGCCGCCTGCACGCCGTACCACGCGACCGCGCGATCGTGCCGGGCCAGGACATCCGCCCGCGCGGCCAGGAGTGCCGCAGCGGCGACCGGCTGCTGCCCGCGGGGACGCTGGTGACCCCGGCGGTGCTCGGACTGGCCGCGGCGGCCGGATACGACCGCCTCAGGGCCGTGCCGCGTCCCCGCGTCGACGTCCTGGTCCTGGGCGACGAGCTGCTCACCGAGGGTCTGCCGCACGACGGGCTGATCCGGGACGCGCTCGGCCCGATGCTTCCGCCGTGGCTGCGGGCGCTGGGTGCCGACGTCACCTCCGTGCGACGGATCGGCGACGACGCCGAGGCACTGCACACCGCCGTCACGACCTCCGCCGCCGATGTCGTCGTCACCACCGGGGGCACCGCCGCGGGCCCCGTCGACCACCTCCACCCCACCCTGCGCCGCATCGGTGCCGAACTCCTCGTGGACGGCGTCGAGGTGCGGCCCGGCCACCCCATGCTGCTGGCCCGTATCGGGGAGGGGCGGCACCTCGTCGGTCTGCCCGGCAACCCCCTCGCCGCCGTCTCGGGCCTGCTCACGCTCGCCGAGCCCCTGCTGCGGACCCTCGCCGCCCGCCCGGCCCCGGAGCCGTACGGGGTGCCGCTTCAGGAGCCGGTGCAGGGGCATCCGTACGACACCCGGCTGGTGCCGGTCGTTCTGCGCGGCGACCGCGCGGTGCCGCTGCACTACAACGGCCCGGCCATGCTGCGCGGCATCGCGGTGGCCGACGCGCTCGCCGTGGTGCCCCCGGGCGGCGCCCGGCCGGGCGAGGAGACCGAACTGCTCGACCTGCCCTGGACCACCGGCGGAATCGGAGTGTGTTTCACGTGA
- a CDS encoding NTP transferase domain-containing protein, with the protein MTAYQPPAVYDAVVLAGGSARRLGGADKPGVRVGGRPLLDRVLAACAGARTTVVVADPRPVPRAVTWAREDPPGAGPLAALDAGLRHTTAEHVVVLSADLPFLAGTAVRGLLAALPGSDADGVLCTDADGRDQPLVAAYRARALRRGLAALAAGHGGLTGLPLRRLTAGLRLARIADPVASFDCDTWDDIATARARIREHGHVLDEWISTVKDELGIDLDVDTGVLLDLARDAAHGVARPAAPLTTFLVGYAAGRAGGDPRAVAEAARKATALALRWAEEEEETAGTADTPSGTTGTDGAASHGAASGATAPDAAPDAAPGIRPDAG; encoded by the coding sequence GTGACCGCGTATCAGCCGCCCGCCGTGTACGACGCCGTCGTGCTCGCGGGCGGGTCCGCCCGGCGGCTCGGGGGCGCCGACAAGCCCGGCGTCCGGGTCGGCGGCCGGCCGCTGCTCGACCGGGTGCTCGCCGCCTGCGCCGGGGCGCGCACCACCGTGGTCGTCGCCGATCCCCGGCCCGTCCCCCGGGCCGTGACCTGGGCGCGCGAGGACCCGCCGGGCGCCGGGCCGCTCGCCGCCCTCGACGCCGGGCTGCGCCACACCACGGCCGAGCACGTCGTGGTCCTCTCGGCCGACCTGCCGTTCCTCGCCGGGACGGCCGTCCGCGGGCTGCTGGCCGCCCTCCCGGGCAGCGACGCCGACGGCGTCCTGTGCACCGACGCCGACGGCCGCGACCAGCCGCTGGTGGCCGCCTACCGCGCCCGCGCGCTGCGCCGCGGGCTGGCCGCGCTCGCCGCCGGGCACGGCGGCCTCACCGGGCTGCCCCTGCGCCGGCTGACCGCCGGGCTCCGTCTCGCGCGCATCGCCGACCCGGTCGCCTCTTTCGACTGCGACACCTGGGACGACATCGCCACCGCAAGGGCACGCATCAGGGAGCATGGGCACGTGTTGGATGAATGGATCTCCACTGTCAAGGACGAACTGGGCATCGACCTCGATGTCGACACCGGCGTGCTGCTCGACCTGGCCCGGGACGCCGCCCACGGGGTGGCCCGGCCGGCGGCGCCCTTGACCACGTTCCTCGTCGGGTACGCGGCCGGGCGGGCCGGGGGCGATCCCCGGGCCGTCGCCGAGGCCGCCCGCAAGGCGACGGCCCTCGCCCTGCGCTGGGCGGAGGAAGAAGAGGAGACGGCGGGTACGGCGGACACGCCTTCCGGCACGACCGGTACGGACGGGGCCGCCTCCCACGGGGCCGCCTCCGGCGCGACCGCGCCCGATGCCGCCCCCGACGCGGCTCCCGGCATCCGCCCGGACGCCGGATGA
- a CDS encoding dihydrolipoamide acetyltransferase family protein translates to MAQVLEFKLPDLGEGLTEAEIVRWLVEVGDVVAVDQPVVEVETAKAMVEVPCPYGGVVTARFGEAGSELPVGAPLLTVAVGEPEPDRPAAPGADGHRAQPARAQAVSAASAEAGSAASGGAGPSAGAEDPGTEGSGNVLVGYGTSGAPARRRRVRPGPPAGANGRARAADPVDGPVPVISPLVRRLARENGLDLRELTGSGPDGLILRADVEYALRAAAAQGRTATAPAGPRPGGEPAREAAGAAPAPQAGAAALGAAPLTAAPGADGVRTPLKGVRGAVADKLSRSRREIPDATCWVDADATELMRARAAMNAAGVPKVSLIALLARICTAALARFPELNSTVDTEAREIVRFERVHLGFAAQTERGLVVPVVRDAHARNAESLTAEFARLTEAARTGALTPAELTGGTFTLNNYGVFGVDGSTPILNHPEAAMLGVGRITPKPWVHEGELAVRQVVQLSLTFDHRVCDGGTAGGFLRYVADCVEQPAVLLRTV, encoded by the coding sequence ATGGCACAGGTGCTGGAGTTCAAGCTCCCCGACCTCGGTGAAGGGCTCACCGAGGCGGAGATCGTGCGCTGGCTGGTCGAGGTCGGCGATGTCGTCGCCGTCGACCAGCCCGTCGTCGAGGTCGAGACGGCGAAGGCGATGGTGGAGGTGCCGTGCCCCTACGGCGGCGTGGTCACGGCCCGCTTCGGTGAGGCGGGCAGCGAACTGCCCGTCGGGGCGCCTCTGCTGACGGTGGCCGTCGGGGAGCCCGAGCCGGACCGCCCCGCCGCGCCCGGGGCCGACGGGCACCGGGCACAGCCCGCGCGGGCGCAGGCCGTGAGCGCCGCGAGCGCCGAGGCCGGGTCCGCGGCGTCCGGCGGGGCGGGCCCGTCCGCGGGTGCCGAGGACCCGGGCACCGAGGGCTCCGGCAACGTCCTCGTCGGGTACGGCACCTCCGGGGCGCCCGCGCGGCGGCGCAGGGTGCGGCCGGGCCCGCCGGCCGGGGCGAACGGCCGCGCGCGTGCCGCCGATCCGGTGGACGGGCCCGTCCCCGTGATCTCCCCGCTGGTGCGCAGGCTGGCCCGGGAGAACGGCCTGGACCTCCGGGAGCTGACCGGTTCCGGGCCCGACGGGCTGATCCTGCGGGCGGACGTGGAGTACGCGCTGCGGGCCGCCGCGGCGCAGGGCCGTACGGCGACGGCACCGGCCGGGCCCCGCCCGGGCGGGGAACCGGCCCGGGAGGCGGCGGGCGCGGCACCGGCGCCGCAGGCCGGCGCCGCCGCGCTCGGCGCCGCGCCCCTGACCGCCGCCCCCGGCGCGGACGGCGTCCGCACGCCCCTCAAGGGCGTCCGCGGTGCCGTGGCCGACAAGCTCTCCCGCAGCCGGCGCGAGATACCGGACGCCACCTGCTGGGTGGACGCGGACGCCACCGAGCTGATGCGGGCGCGCGCGGCGATGAACGCGGCCGGCGTGCCGAAGGTCTCCCTGATCGCCCTGCTGGCCCGGATCTGCACCGCCGCGCTCGCCCGCTTCCCCGAGCTGAACTCCACCGTCGACACCGAGGCGAGGGAGATCGTCCGGTTCGAGCGGGTGCACCTGGGCTTCGCCGCCCAGACCGAGCGGGGCCTGGTCGTCCCGGTCGTGCGGGACGCGCACGCCCGGAACGCCGAGTCGCTCACCGCCGAGTTCGCGCGGCTGACGGAGGCGGCCCGCACCGGGGCGCTGACGCCCGCCGAGCTCACCGGCGGCACCTTCACCCTGAACAACTACGGGGTGTTCGGCGTGGACGGTTCCACGCCGATCCTCAACCATCCCGAGGCCGCCATGCTCGGCGTCGGCCGCATCACGCCCAAGCCCTGGGTCCACGAAGGCGAGCTGGCGGTGCGGCAGGTGGTCCAGTTGTCGCTCACCTTCGACCACCGGGTGTGCGACGGCGGCACGGCGGGCGGTTTCCTGCGGTACGTGGCGGACTGCGTGGAACAGCCGGCGGTGCTGCTGCGCACCGTGTGA
- a CDS encoding alpha-ketoacid dehydrogenase subunit beta: MSTVAVRPATMAQALTRALRDAMAADDSVHVLGEDVGALGGVFRVTDGLAEEFGEDRCTDTPLAEAGILGTAVGMAMYGLRPVVEMQFDAFAYPAFEQLVSHVSRMRNRTRGAMPLPLTVRVPYGGGIGGVEHHSDSSEAYYMATPGLHVVTPATVADAYGLLRAAIASDDPVVFLEPKRLYWSKDSWNPEDPAPVEPIGRAVVRRSGRSATLITYGPSVAVCMEAAEAARAEGWDLEVVDLRSLVPFDDETVCASVRRTGRAVVVHESGSFGGPGGEIAARVTERCFHHLEAPVLRVAGFDVPYPPPMLERHHLPGVDRILDAVGRLQWEAES; this comes from the coding sequence ATGAGCACCGTCGCCGTCCGGCCCGCCACCATGGCGCAGGCCCTCACGCGCGCGCTGCGCGACGCCATGGCCGCCGACGACAGCGTCCACGTCCTCGGCGAGGACGTCGGCGCGCTCGGCGGTGTCTTCCGGGTCACCGACGGGCTCGCCGAGGAGTTCGGCGAGGACCGCTGCACCGACACCCCGCTGGCGGAGGCCGGCATCCTCGGCACGGCCGTCGGCATGGCGATGTACGGGCTGCGGCCGGTGGTCGAGATGCAGTTCGACGCCTTCGCCTATCCGGCGTTCGAGCAGCTCGTCAGCCATGTCTCCCGGATGCGCAACCGCACGCGCGGGGCGATGCCCCTGCCGCTGACCGTCCGCGTCCCCTACGGCGGCGGCATCGGCGGCGTGGAGCACCACAGCGACTCCTCCGAGGCGTACTACATGGCGACTCCGGGGCTCCATGTCGTCACGCCTGCCACCGTCGCGGACGCCTACGGGTTGCTGCGCGCCGCCATCGCCTCCGACGACCCGGTGGTCTTCCTGGAGCCCAAGCGGCTGTACTGGTCGAAGGACTCCTGGAACCCGGAGGACCCGGCGCCCGTTGAGCCGATAGGCCGCGCGGTGGTGCGGCGCTCCGGGCGGAGCGCCACGCTCATCACGTACGGGCCGTCGGTGGCCGTCTGCATGGAGGCGGCCGAGGCGGCCCGGGCCGAGGGCTGGGACCTCGAAGTCGTCGATCTGCGCTCCCTGGTGCCGTTCGACGACGAGACGGTGTGCGCCTCGGTGCGGCGGACGGGACGCGCGGTCGTGGTCCACGAGTCGGGCTCCTTCGGGGGGCCGGGCGGGGAGATCGCGGCCCGGGTCACGGAGCGCTGTTTCCACCACCTGGAGGCGCCGGTGCTGCGGGTGGCCGGGTTCGACGTGCCGTATCCGCCGCCGATGCTGGAGCGCCACCACCTGCCCGGTGTGGACCGGATCCTGGACGCCGTGGGGCGTCTGCAGTGGGAGGCCGAGAGCTGA
- the pdhA gene encoding pyruvate dehydrogenase (acetyl-transferring) E1 component subunit alpha — MTVMDQRGAYRPSPPPAWQPRTDPAPLLPDPEPYRVLGTEAAGQADPELLRTLYAHLVRGRRYNAQATALTKQGRLAVYPSSTGQEACEVAAALALKEQDWLFPSYRDTLAVVARGVDPVQALTLLRGDWHTGYDPREHRVAPLCTPLATQLPHAVGLAHAARLKGDDVVALAMVGDGGTSEGDFHEALNFAAVWQAPVVFLVQNNGFAISVPLAKQTAAPSLAHKAVGYGMPGRLVDGNDAAAVHEVLTDAVRHARAGGGPTLVEAITYRVDAHTNADDATRYRGDAEVDTWREHDPILLLERELTARGLLDEDAMRAAREDAEAMAADLRARMHQDPVLDPMDLFDHVYAEPTPQLREQRAQLRAELEAEAEAGPAPRPEGALR; from the coding sequence ATGACGGTCATGGACCAGCGGGGCGCGTACCGGCCATCACCGCCGCCCGCCTGGCAGCCCCGAACCGACCCCGCGCCGCTGCTGCCCGACCCGGAGCCGTACCGCGTCCTGGGCACCGAGGCGGCCGGCCAGGCCGACCCGGAGCTGCTGCGGACGCTCTACGCCCACCTGGTCCGCGGCCGCCGTTACAACGCGCAGGCCACCGCCCTCACCAAGCAGGGCCGCCTCGCCGTCTACCCCTCCAGCACCGGCCAGGAAGCCTGCGAGGTCGCCGCCGCGCTGGCGCTGAAGGAGCAGGACTGGCTCTTCCCGAGCTATCGCGACACGCTCGCCGTCGTCGCCCGCGGCGTCGACCCGGTCCAGGCCCTCACCCTGCTGCGCGGCGACTGGCACACCGGCTACGACCCGCGCGAGCACCGCGTCGCCCCGCTGTGCACGCCGCTGGCCACCCAGCTTCCGCACGCGGTCGGCCTGGCGCACGCCGCCCGCCTCAAGGGCGACGACGTGGTCGCGCTGGCCATGGTCGGCGACGGCGGCACCAGCGAGGGCGACTTCCACGAGGCGCTGAACTTCGCCGCCGTCTGGCAGGCCCCGGTCGTCTTCCTGGTGCAGAACAACGGCTTCGCCATCTCCGTCCCGCTCGCCAAGCAGACCGCGGCCCCGTCGCTGGCCCACAAGGCCGTCGGCTACGGGATGCCCGGCCGCCTGGTGGACGGCAACGACGCCGCGGCCGTGCACGAGGTCCTCACCGACGCCGTACGGCACGCGCGCGCGGGGGGCGGCCCGACGCTCGTGGAGGCGATCACCTACCGGGTCGACGCGCACACCAACGCCGACGACGCCACCCGCTACCGGGGGGACGCCGAGGTGGACACCTGGCGGGAGCACGATCCGATCCTGCTGCTGGAGCGGGAGCTGACCGCGCGGGGCCTGCTCGACGAGGACGCAATGCGCGCGGCCCGGGAGGACGCCGAGGCCATGGCCGCCGATCTGCGCGCGCGGATGCACCAGGACCCGGTGCTCGACCCCATGGACCTGTTCGACCACGTGTACGCCGAGCCCACCCCGCAGCTCAGGGAGCAGCGCGCGCAGCTCCGCGCCGAGCTGGAGGCCGAGGCGGAGGCCGGGCCGGCGCCGCGGCCGGAAGGAGCGCTGCGATGA
- a CDS encoding Lrp/AsnC family transcriptional regulator, translating into MAEPAGRQGEAAERRGAATERHDGPTERHDAAALPPPRPLDAVDQGILRMLQADGRASVRSVAERVHVSRANAYARINRLVEDGVIRGFGARVDHERAGQGTSAYITLKIVQNSWRTVREQLRRLPGASHIALVGGDFDVLLLVHTPDNRSLRELVLTRLQAIPEVLSTRTLLVFEEEDLEPQS; encoded by the coding sequence ATGGCCGAGCCCGCCGGACGTCAGGGGGAGGCGGCCGAGCGCCGCGGGGCCGCCACCGAGCGCCACGACGGCCCGACCGAGCGCCACGACGCCGCCGCCCTGCCCCCGCCGCGCCCGCTGGACGCCGTCGATCAGGGCATCCTGCGCATGCTCCAGGCGGACGGCCGCGCCTCGGTGCGGTCGGTCGCCGAGCGGGTCCATGTCTCGCGCGCCAACGCCTACGCCCGCATCAACCGGCTGGTCGAGGACGGTGTCATCCGCGGCTTCGGCGCCCGGGTCGACCACGAGCGCGCGGGGCAGGGCACCTCCGCGTACATCACCCTGAAGATCGTCCAGAACTCCTGGCGCACGGTGCGCGAGCAGCTCCGGCGGCTCCCCGGCGCCTCGCACATCGCCCTGGTGGGCGGGGACTTCGACGTCCTGCTGCTGGTGCACACCCCCGACAACCGGTCCCTGCGCGAGCTGGTCCTCACCCGGCTCCAGGCCATCCCCGAGGTGCTCAGCACCCGTACGCTGCTGGTCTTCGAGGAGGAGGACCTGGAGCCGCAGAGCTGA
- a CDS encoding TetR/AcrR family transcriptional regulator: MTTARRDTYTPETLLSVAVRVFNERGYDGTSMEHLSKAAGISKSSIYHHVTGKEELLRRAVSRALDGLFGILDEEHARAGRAVERLEYVVRRMVEVLTAELPYVTLLLRVRGNTGTERWALERRREFDHRVAELLSAAAAEGDVRGDVEVRLATRLVFGMINSIVEWYRPDGRGMGERDVADAVVRLVFSGLTRA; encoded by the coding sequence ATGACCACCGCCAGGCGCGACACCTACACCCCGGAGACGCTGCTGAGCGTCGCCGTGCGCGTCTTCAACGAGCGCGGATACGACGGCACCTCCATGGAGCACCTGTCCAAGGCCGCCGGAATCTCCAAGTCGTCGATCTACCACCACGTCACGGGCAAGGAGGAGCTGCTGCGCCGGGCCGTGAGCCGGGCCCTGGACGGGCTCTTCGGCATCCTCGACGAGGAGCACGCGCGCGCGGGGCGCGCCGTCGAGCGGCTGGAGTACGTGGTGCGGCGCATGGTCGAGGTGCTCACGGCCGAGCTGCCGTACGTGACCCTGCTGCTGCGGGTGCGCGGCAACACCGGCACCGAGCGGTGGGCGCTGGAGCGGCGGCGCGAGTTCGACCACCGGGTGGCCGAGCTGCTGTCGGCGGCGGCCGCCGAGGGGGACGTGCGCGGCGACGTCGAGGTGCGGCTGGCGACCCGGCTGGTCTTCGGCATGATCAACTCGATCGTGGAGTGGTACCGGCCCGACGGGCGCGGCATGGGCGAGCGGGACGTGGCCGACGCGGTGGTGCGGCTGGTCTTCTCCGGGCTGACCAGGGCCTGA